The proteins below are encoded in one region of Hordeum vulgare subsp. vulgare chromosome 3H, MorexV3_pseudomolecules_assembly, whole genome shotgun sequence:
- the LOC123443659 gene encoding uncharacterized protein DDB_G0271670-like, producing the protein SSSSSSSFSSSSSSSSSFSSSSSSTTTTTTTTTSSSSSSSSSSSSSSSSSSSSSSSSSSSLSSSSSSSSSSSSYSSSSTSSYSSSSSSSSSSSSTSSSSSSSSSSTTTTTTATTTTTTTTTTTTTTTTTSSSSSSSSSSFSSSSSFSSSSSTTTTTTITTTTTTTTTTTCSSSSSSSSSSSSSSSSTSSPSSSSSSSSSYVSSSSSSSTTTSSSSSSSTS; encoded by the exons tcttcttcttcttcttcttctttttcttcttcttcgtcttcttcttcttctttttcttcttcttcttcttctactactactactactactactactacttcttcttcttcttcttcttcttcttcttcttcttcttcttcttcgtcgtcgtcgtcgtcgtcgtcttcttcttcttcctctctttcttcttcttcttcttcttcttcttcttcttcttcttattcttcttcttctacttcttcttattcttcttcttcttcttcttcttcttcttcttctt ctacttcttcttcttcttcttcttcttcttcttctactactactactactactgctactactactactactactactactactactactactactactactactacttcttcttcttcttcctcttcttcttcttctttttcttcttcttcttctttttcttcttcttcttctactactactactactactattactactactactactactactactactactacttgttcttcttcttcttcttcttcttcttcttcttcttcttcttcttcttctacttcttctccttcttcttcttcgtcttcttcttcttcctatgtttcttcttcttcttcttcttctactactacttcttcttcttcttcttcttctacttct